The following are from one region of the Polaribacter marinaquae genome:
- a CDS encoding CHASE3 domain-containing protein: protein MNIKSIFKSTRFLKITFGISLFVILCMGGLAYKHLQTLIKSFDLVEHTYEVNIELEQILSYLKDSETGQRGYLISEDTRFLESFFSGREKTNNSFARLKELTKKDERQQQKLRDLTILIDKNLNYFDETFKFSKNDNLDSKEFDALLLAGKKTMDNIRLEINQMITHNNNLLRIRKLDNERSITNTPIIIYSVLIIALLLLLFTYSKINNDIKNLQTKNLQLEIFKESTNQSEIVSKHGTWNWFIEENKFSYSDNLYRLLGEQPQSFEPTLENFMQFVHPEDVDKLKKQVEKMIQTEDLPFIYYRIVQKNGSIRHFKAYGKVLTDNEENRRLIGTTADITDEIENYRLLEERNFELERNNKELSSFNHVASHDLQEPLRKIQTFISRLEEKEASNLSERGNLYLERIKTSSTRMRLLIDDLLQFSRTNKSEEVFEETNMNIILENAKQELAETILEKDAIITSETIPTLTVIPFQLQQLFINLIGNSLKYSKKEVSPNIKISYNKVDASDVKKIKNTKFNFYHKITFEDNGIGFDEEYAEKIFVLFSRLHNKNEYSGTGIGLSICKKIVENHQGYIFATGKPNIGSIFEVYLPFN from the coding sequence GTGAATATAAAATCGATATTTAAATCTACACGTTTCTTAAAGATTACCTTTGGTATAAGTCTTTTTGTAATACTATGCATGGGTGGTTTGGCATACAAACACCTGCAAACATTAATTAAATCTTTTGATTTAGTAGAGCATACGTATGAAGTAAATATCGAATTAGAACAAATACTTTCTTACCTAAAAGATAGCGAAACTGGCCAAAGAGGTTATTTAATTTCTGAAGATACTCGGTTTTTAGAATCATTTTTTTCTGGTAGAGAAAAAACAAATAACAGTTTTGCGCGTTTAAAAGAATTAACAAAAAAAGATGAAAGACAACAACAAAAACTTAGAGATTTAACAATATTAATTGATAAAAACTTAAATTATTTTGATGAGACTTTTAAGTTTTCTAAAAACGATAATTTAGATTCTAAAGAGTTTGATGCACTACTTCTTGCAGGTAAAAAAACCATGGACAACATTCGATTAGAAATTAATCAAATGATTACCCATAACAACAATCTTTTAAGAATTAGAAAATTAGATAACGAAAGAAGTATAACAAATACACCGATTATTATTTATTCGGTTTTAATAATTGCCCTTCTTTTACTACTTTTTACGTATTCGAAAATTAATAATGATATTAAAAATTTACAAACCAAAAACCTTCAGTTAGAAATTTTTAAAGAATCTACAAATCAATCAGAAATTGTTAGTAAACATGGTACTTGGAACTGGTTTATAGAAGAAAATAAATTTAGTTATTCTGATAATTTATACAGATTATTAGGTGAGCAACCTCAGTCTTTTGAACCTACCTTAGAAAATTTTATGCAATTTGTACATCCAGAGGATGTAGATAAATTGAAAAAACAAGTCGAAAAAATGATACAAACAGAAGATTTGCCATTCATTTACTATAGAATTGTTCAAAAAAATGGCAGCATAAGACACTTTAAAGCTTATGGTAAAGTGCTTACAGATAACGAAGAGAATAGAAGACTTATTGGTACAACTGCAGATATTACCGATGAGATAGAAAATTATAGATTACTAGAAGAAAGAAATTTCGAGTTAGAAAGAAACAATAAAGAATTATCTTCTTTTAATCATGTTGCAAGTCATGATTTACAAGAACCTCTTCGAAAAATACAGACTTTTATTTCTAGATTAGAAGAAAAAGAAGCTTCTAATTTATCTGAAAGAGGAAATTTATATTTAGAAAGAATAAAAACCTCTTCTACAAGAATGCGTTTATTAATAGACGATTTATTACAATTTTCTAGAACTAATAAATCTGAAGAAGTTTTTGAAGAAACTAACATGAATATCATTCTTGAGAATGCAAAACAAGAATTGGCAGAAACTATTTTAGAAAAAGATGCCATTATTACATCAGAAACAATACCTACATTAACAGTTATACCTTTTCAATTACAACAATTATTCATCAATTTAATTGGTAACTCATTAAAATACAGCAAAAAGGAAGTTTCACCAAATATTAAAATTTCCTATAATAAAGTTGATGCTAGCGATGTAAAAAAAATAAAGAACACCAAGTTTAATTTTTATCATAAAATTACTTTTGAAGACAATGGTATAGGTTTTGATGAAGAATACGCAGAAAAAATATTTGTGCTTTTTAGTAGGCTTCATAATAAAAACGAATATTCTGGTACAGGAATTGGTTTATCTATTTGTAAAAAAATTGTAGAAAATCATCAAGGATATATTTTTGCTACTGGTAAGCCAAATATTGGTTCAATTTTCGAAGTTTATCTTCCTTTTAACTAA
- a CDS encoding helix-turn-helix domain-containing protein codes for MKIFIKFDFTAVCNKLIEEKLNELDVKHKVLGFGEIEFLEKITEDQLSQLNDSLQEYGSEVIENQKSILVQKIKDTITDMVFNDDENINVKSSVYLSEKLDHSYGYLSNLFSEVTYTSIENFIILQKIEYTKQLIINTDLKITDIAYKLNYSSVAHLSTQFKNTTGITPSAFQRIITKRRELNNPKKQE; via the coding sequence ATGAAAATATTTATAAAATTTGATTTTACTGCAGTTTGTAATAAACTTATTGAAGAAAAGTTAAATGAATTAGATGTTAAACATAAAGTTCTAGGTTTTGGTGAAATAGAGTTTTTAGAAAAAATTACAGAAGACCAACTATCGCAATTAAACGATAGTTTACAAGAATATGGTAGTGAAGTTATTGAAAACCAAAAAAGTATTTTAGTTCAAAAAATAAAAGATACTATTACAGATATGGTTTTTAATGATGATGAAAATATAAATGTTAAAAGTTCTGTGTATTTATCAGAAAAACTAGATCATAGTTACGGGTATTTGTCTAATTTATTTTCTGAAGTTACCTACACATCCATAGAAAACTTTATCATACTACAAAAAATTGAATACACAAAGCAATTAATTATCAATACAGATTTAAAAATTACCGATATTGCGTATAAATTAAATTACTCTAGTGTAGCACATTTAAGTACGCAATTTAAAAATACAACAGGTATAACACCTTCTGCTTTTCAAAGAATAATAACAAAGAGAAGAGAGCTAAATAACCCTAAAAAACAAGAATAA
- a CDS encoding LD-carboxypeptidase has product MKKTQVLITILLVVFSTINSQEKSNNLVTPPYLKQGDTVAIVAPAGILRGRKATVDKAKKLAESWGLKVVLGKNMFNQNNHFAGTDNERCQDFQDALDNPNIKAIWAARGGYGSVRILDKLDFNKFKKNPKWIIGYSDITAFHNHIHNLGVETIHGMMATSLEEKPEEIIETIASFKKALFGEDVKYVFADNELNRKNRLNISELKGQLIGGNLAILTSMLGSKSQLNTEGKILFIEEIGEYKYSIDRMLQSLKRAGYFRKVKAVIVGDMSLIKKNSTKWGSSIEQLILDVIPQDIPVVFDFPAGHEADNRALIFGRNVTLELDMENCLLDFSKN; this is encoded by the coding sequence TTGAAGAAAACACAAGTACTTATTACAATTTTATTAGTTGTTTTTTCAACTATAAACTCACAAGAAAAAAGCAATAATTTAGTTACACCACCATATTTAAAACAAGGAGATACGGTTGCAATTGTTGCGCCTGCAGGAATTTTAAGAGGAAGAAAAGCAACAGTAGATAAAGCTAAAAAATTAGCAGAAAGTTGGGGTTTAAAAGTGGTTTTGGGTAAAAATATGTTCAACCAAAATAACCATTTTGCAGGAACTGATAATGAGCGTTGTCAAGATTTTCAAGATGCATTAGATAATCCAAATATTAAAGCAATTTGGGCTGCTAGAGGTGGTTATGGTTCTGTTAGAATTTTAGATAAATTAGATTTTAATAAATTTAAAAAAAATCCGAAGTGGATAATTGGTTATTCTGATATTACTGCATTTCATAATCATATTCATAATTTAGGCGTAGAAACGATTCACGGAATGATGGCAACAAGTCTAGAAGAAAAGCCAGAAGAAATTATAGAAACAATTGCTAGTTTTAAAAAAGCACTTTTTGGTGAAGATGTAAAGTATGTGTTTGCTGATAATGAGTTGAATAGAAAAAATAGATTAAATATTTCTGAATTAAAAGGACAATTAATTGGCGGAAACTTAGCAATATTAACATCTATGTTAGGTTCTAAAAGTCAATTAAATACAGAAGGAAAAATACTTTTTATTGAAGAAATTGGCGAGTATAAATATTCTATTGATAGAATGTTGCAAAGCTTAAAAAGAGCAGGTTATTTTAGAAAAGTAAAAGCTGTAATAGTAGGAGATATGTCTTTAATAAAAAAGAATTCTACAAAATGGGGAAGTTCTATAGAACAGCTAATTTTAGATGTAATACCACAAGATATACCTGTTGTATTTGATTTTCCTGCGGGTCACGAAGCCGACAATCGAGCATTAATTTTTGGTAGAAATGTAACGTTAGAATTAGATATGGAGAATTGTTTGTTAGATTTTTCTAAAAATTAA
- a CDS encoding YraN family protein, protein MAAHNELGEKGEKLAIEFLLEKGYTILEKNYRYLKAEVDIIAKIENTLAVIEVKTRSTDYFGNPEEFVNPKKIKLLLSAIDYYVTENDLEVDVRFDIIAIIQQHKSTKIKHLEDAFLHF, encoded by the coding sequence ATGGCTGCACACAATGAACTTGGCGAAAAAGGAGAAAAACTAGCAATAGAGTTTTTATTAGAAAAAGGGTATACTATTTTAGAGAAAAATTACCGCTATTTAAAAGCAGAAGTAGACATCATAGCCAAAATAGAAAACACATTGGCTGTAATAGAAGTTAAAACGCGCTCTACAGATTATTTTGGTAATCCAGAAGAGTTTGTAAACCCTAAAAAGATTAAATTACTTCTTTCTGCAATAGATTATTACGTTACAGAAAACGACTTAGAGGTAGATGTAAGATTTGATATTATTGCAATTATACAGCAACATAAATCAACAAAAATTAAGCACTTAGAAGATGCTTTTCTACATTTCTAA
- a CDS encoding TlpA disulfide reductase family protein has translation MKKVLVLIFLISSFAQAQFSINGTLTNDIKTDWAILYRIEGAKQKFVTNTTIKKDTIAIEGKKQTIGTFQFDLPADAKIGSYRITYRTEAPGFVDFIFNKENVSFTFHPDYPEQTTLFSNSDENIIYKNYLSEVSVAQQKLDSLQITALRNPEVDLKTNYKTTLATINAIQQKYLESSNGMYVQPFIKATSRSNPSEIKTNAKEYMQNINATFFDNMDFSSKTLINSSFLIDRISDYIFYINYSEDLEQQQILYKNAVNKVFTKVKEVVFRKNVIELLINQFEQSKNLEMVDYLFDNYYNKLPKSLQNEKYKNEKLSLLASEVGRIAPDFSWKENGKNYKLSTLNDAKNYVLIFWSTSCSHCLREIPQLHKFLANKNELKAVAFSLENDEFGWNNMKTTLPNWHHVLGLNKWENKIARTYNINSTPTYFVLDSDKKIIAKPQDLEKLKAYLNNLEM, from the coding sequence ATGAAAAAAGTACTTGTTTTAATATTTTTAATATCATCATTTGCACAAGCACAATTTAGTATTAATGGTACTTTAACTAATGATATAAAAACAGATTGGGCAATTTTATATAGAATAGAAGGCGCAAAACAAAAATTTGTTACCAATACAACAATAAAAAAAGACACTATTGCTATTGAAGGTAAAAAGCAAACTATCGGTACTTTTCAGTTTGATTTACCTGCAGATGCCAAAATTGGATCTTATAGAATTACCTACAGAACAGAAGCACCAGGTTTTGTAGATTTTATCTTCAACAAAGAAAATGTAAGCTTTACTTTTCACCCAGATTATCCTGAGCAAACTACTTTATTTTCTAATTCTGATGAAAATATTATTTACAAAAACTACTTAAGCGAAGTTTCTGTTGCACAACAAAAACTAGATTCTTTACAAATTACAGCTTTAAGAAACCCAGAAGTAGATTTAAAAACGAATTACAAAACTACTTTAGCAACAATTAATGCGATACAACAAAAATATTTAGAGAGTTCAAACGGAATGTACGTTCAGCCTTTTATTAAGGCAACTTCTAGATCAAATCCATCAGAAATAAAAACCAATGCAAAAGAGTATATGCAAAATATAAATGCTACTTTTTTTGATAATATGGATTTTTCTAGCAAAACATTAATAAATTCTTCTTTTTTAATTGACAGAATATCCGACTACATCTTTTACATTAATTACTCAGAAGATTTAGAACAACAACAAATACTTTACAAAAATGCTGTAAATAAGGTTTTTACAAAGGTTAAAGAAGTGGTGTTTAGAAAAAACGTTATAGAGCTTTTGATCAATCAATTTGAGCAAAGTAAAAATTTAGAAATGGTAGATTATCTTTTTGACAATTACTACAACAAATTGCCTAAATCTTTACAAAATGAAAAATATAAAAACGAAAAACTATCTTTATTAGCGTCTGAAGTTGGTAGAATTGCACCCGATTTTTCTTGGAAAGAAAACGGCAAAAACTATAAATTATCTACTTTAAATGATGCTAAAAATTATGTTTTAATATTCTGGAGTACTAGTTGTTCTCATTGTTTAAGAGAAATACCACAATTGCATAAGTTTTTAGCAAATAAAAACGAATTAAAAGCAGTAGCTTTTTCTCTAGAAAATGATGAATTTGGTTGGAATAACATGAAAACCACACTACCAAATTGGCATCATGTTTTAGGTCTAAACAAATGGGAAAACAAGATTGCTAGAACATATAACATTAATTCTACACCAACTTATTTTGTGTTAGATAGTGATAAGAAAATTATAGCAAAACCTCAAGATTTAGAAAAATTAAAAGCTTATTTAAACAATTTAGAAATGTAG
- a CDS encoding OmpA family protein — translation MKNILNKISAFAVAIALTASLTSCEATKNTNNKQKGAVIGTTTGALIGAIIGNNVGSGKNSKLGAVIGGVVGGGAGILIGKKMDNQAKQIETEIPGAEVERVDNGIVVTFDENSGVYFDTNKDDINAKSQETLNKLSSVFAEFPDTNILVVGHTDSSGRDSYNMTLSEKRAKSVTNYLIAKGLQRGRFTTQWFGETQPKYDNTTAEGRAKNRRVNVAILPNEKMVEEAKEEVGQ, via the coding sequence ATGAAAAATATATTGAACAAAATTTCTGCATTTGCAGTAGCAATAGCATTAACAGCAAGTTTAACAAGTTGCGAAGCAACTAAAAATACAAACAACAAACAAAAAGGTGCTGTAATAGGAACCACAACAGGTGCTTTAATTGGTGCCATTATTGGTAATAACGTTGGTAGCGGAAAAAATAGTAAACTAGGAGCTGTAATTGGTGGAGTTGTTGGTGGTGGTGCCGGAATACTAATTGGTAAAAAAATGGATAATCAAGCAAAACAAATTGAAACAGAGATTCCTGGAGCGGAAGTAGAAAGAGTAGATAATGGTATTGTTGTTACTTTTGATGAAAACAGTGGTGTTTATTTTGATACTAACAAAGATGATATCAATGCAAAATCACAAGAAACTTTAAACAAACTATCTAGTGTTTTTGCAGAGTTTCCAGATACAAACATCTTAGTTGTTGGGCACACAGATAGCTCTGGTAGAGACAGCTACAATATGACTTTATCTGAAAAAAGAGCAAAATCTGTAACTAATTATTTAATAGCAAAAGGATTACAAAGAGGTAGATTTACAACACAATGGTTCGGTGAAACGCAACCAAAGTATGATAACACAACTGCAGAAGGTAGAGCCAAAAACAGAAGAGTAAATGTTGCTATTTTACCTAACGAAAAGATGGTAGAAGAAGCTAAAGAAGAAGTAGGACAATAA
- the metG gene encoding methionine--tRNA ligase has protein sequence MSAPKRYTITAALPYTNGPIHIGHLAGVYVPADIYARYLRLTGKDVAYICGSDEHGVAIPMRAKKEGVSPQDIIDKYHGIIKKSFADFGISFDNYSRTSSEIHHKTASEFFTKLYENGDFVEEVSEQLYDAEANQFLADRFVIGTCPKCGFEESYGDQCENCGTSHNATDLINPKSAITGNVPSLKETKHWFLPLDKHEEFLREWILKGHKKDWKPNVYGQVKSWVDDGLRPRAVTRDLDWGIPVPVEGADGKVLYVWFDAPIGYISSTKEWAEREGKKWEDYWKKDDTKLVHFIGKDNIVFHCIIFPSMLKAHGDYILPDNVPANEFLNLEGNKLSTSKNWAVWLHEYLEEFPDQQDVLRYTLTANAPESKDNDFTWKDFQAKNNSELVAIFGNFINRVVVLTNKYYQGQVPLAGNYTEVDEDVLAAVKEFPNIIGKSIERYRFREASQELMNLARLGNKYLADEEPWKVIKVDAERVQTIMYVALQISAALAVVSEPFLPFTSTKLKGILNLDLNLSWEDITAKDVLLPAEHQINKAELLFSKIEDKTIEAQVAKLEATKIANEQENKVVEPQKETIEFDDFTKLDIRIGTILEAEKVAKTKKLLKLKVDVGIDTRTIVSGIAESFSPEDIIGQQVSVLVNLTPRKIRGVESQGMILMTDTPEGKLAFVEPEKDVKNGQQVS, from the coding sequence ATGAGTGCTCCAAAAAGATATACAATTACAGCAGCTTTACCTTATACTAATGGTCCTATTCATATTGGGCATTTAGCAGGTGTTTACGTGCCAGCAGATATTTACGCACGTTATTTACGTTTAACAGGTAAAGATGTTGCATACATCTGTGGTTCTGATGAACATGGTGTTGCAATACCAATGAGAGCAAAAAAAGAAGGTGTTTCTCCGCAAGATATTATCGATAAATACCACGGTATTATTAAAAAATCTTTTGCAGATTTTGGTATTTCTTTTGATAATTATTCTAGAACTTCATCAGAAATACATCATAAAACTGCATCAGAATTTTTTACAAAATTGTATGAAAACGGAGATTTTGTAGAAGAAGTTTCTGAACAATTATATGACGCAGAAGCAAACCAATTTTTAGCAGATAGGTTTGTAATTGGTACTTGCCCAAAATGCGGTTTCGAAGAAAGTTATGGTGATCAATGCGAAAATTGTGGTACATCTCATAACGCAACAGATTTAATCAATCCTAAATCTGCAATAACTGGTAATGTGCCTTCTTTAAAAGAAACAAAACACTGGTTTTTACCTTTAGATAAGCACGAAGAATTTTTACGTGAATGGATCTTAAAAGGACATAAAAAAGATTGGAAACCTAATGTTTATGGTCAAGTAAAAAGTTGGGTAGATGATGGTTTAAGACCAAGAGCAGTAACTAGAGATTTAGATTGGGGAATTCCGGTACCTGTAGAAGGTGCAGATGGTAAAGTTTTATACGTTTGGTTCGACGCACCCATTGGTTACATTTCTTCTACCAAAGAATGGGCAGAAAGAGAAGGCAAAAAATGGGAAGATTACTGGAAAAAAGACGATACCAAGTTGGTGCATTTTATTGGTAAAGATAATATTGTTTTTCACTGTATTATTTTTCCGAGTATGTTAAAAGCACACGGAGATTACATTTTACCAGACAACGTACCAGCAAATGAATTTTTAAATTTAGAAGGAAATAAATTATCGACGTCTAAAAATTGGGCAGTTTGGTTGCACGAATATTTAGAAGAATTTCCAGATCAACAAGATGTTTTACGTTATACATTAACGGCAAACGCGCCAGAAAGTAAAGACAATGATTTTACTTGGAAAGATTTTCAGGCTAAAAATAATAGCGAATTAGTTGCCATCTTTGGTAACTTTATAAACAGAGTTGTTGTTTTAACAAATAAATACTACCAAGGGCAAGTGCCACTTGCAGGGAATTATACAGAAGTTGACGAAGATGTTTTAGCTGCTGTAAAAGAGTTTCCTAATATTATTGGTAAATCTATAGAAAGATATAGGTTTAGAGAAGCTAGTCAAGAATTAATGAACTTAGCAAGACTTGGAAACAAATATTTAGCCGATGAAGAGCCATGGAAAGTTATAAAGGTTGATGCAGAACGCGTGCAAACAATTATGTATGTGGCATTGCAAATTTCTGCAGCTTTAGCAGTTGTTTCAGAACCATTTTTACCTTTTACATCAACAAAATTAAAAGGTATTTTAAATCTTGATTTAAACCTTTCTTGGGAAGATATAACAGCAAAAGATGTTTTATTACCTGCTGAACATCAAATAAACAAAGCAGAGTTATTGTTTTCTAAAATTGAAGACAAAACAATTGAAGCTCAAGTAGCAAAGCTAGAAGCAACAAAAATTGCCAACGAACAAGAAAATAAAGTTGTAGAACCGCAAAAGGAAACCATAGAGTTTGATGATTTTACAAAATTAGATATTCGAATTGGTACCATTTTAGAAGCAGAAAAAGTTGCAAAAACTAAAAAACTTTTAAAACTTAAAGTTGATGTTGGTATAGACACAAGAACTATCGTTTCTGGTATTGCAGAAAGTTTTTCTCCGGAAGATATTATTGGTCAACAAGTTTCTGTATTAGTAAACTTAACTCCTAGAAAAATTAGAGGAGTAGAAAGCCAAGGAATGATTTTAATGACAGACACACCAGAAGGAAAACTAGCTTTTGTTGAACCTGAAAAGGACGTGAAAAACGGACAACAAGTGAGTTAA
- a CDS encoding DUF3095 domain-containing protein: MINNTGFYKKLSYNNIPIRELLKNENLFNAVPSNWVVIVTDIVNSTKAIKNGGHNDVNLVATGSIITVLNKIKKINKKITIPYFFGGDGATFIVAKEILEPVYTALENYSDHVEKNFNLKLRVGQMRVEDIYATGATLRIAKLKLNSFLVTPVIIGNGLKLAENLIKEQFIENIDDKIDDISIDLEGMECRWNEIKPNSEEKKVICLLVMCNNEEKQAEVYTTIMDEIDYIFGSLSERTPITTLKLALNTSFDKIKTEMYARLGKFDLSYLIKNWLITNFGKYYFRFFKDGKAYLYKVSQLSDTIMLDGSINTVFSGTEKQISKLRLLLDSLESQQKIIYGIHATYASIMSCYIEDRDEKHIHFVDGTEGGYTTASKELKKKINSYKVYS; encoded by the coding sequence ATGATTAACAACACAGGGTTTTACAAAAAATTAAGTTACAATAATATTCCTATTAGAGAACTTCTTAAAAATGAAAATTTATTTAATGCTGTACCAAGCAATTGGGTAGTTATAGTAACAGATATTGTAAATTCTACAAAAGCGATAAAAAACGGAGGTCATAACGATGTTAATTTAGTTGCTACAGGTAGTATAATTACTGTTTTAAATAAAATTAAGAAGATCAATAAAAAAATTACGATTCCATATTTTTTTGGAGGTGACGGCGCAACTTTTATTGTTGCAAAAGAAATTCTAGAACCTGTTTATACAGCTTTAGAAAATTATAGTGATCACGTAGAAAAAAACTTTAATTTAAAACTAAGAGTAGGGCAAATGCGTGTAGAAGACATTTATGCAACTGGCGCTACTTTAAGAATCGCTAAATTAAAATTAAACTCTTTTTTAGTAACTCCGGTAATTATTGGTAACGGTTTAAAACTTGCAGAAAACCTAATTAAAGAGCAGTTTATAGAAAATATTGATGATAAAATTGATGATATTTCTATTGATTTAGAAGGTATGGAGTGTCGTTGGAATGAAATTAAGCCCAATAGCGAAGAAAAAAAGGTAATCTGCTTACTTGTTATGTGTAATAACGAAGAAAAACAAGCAGAAGTTTACACAACGATTATGGATGAGATAGATTATATTTTTGGAAGTCTATCTGAAAGAACACCAATAACAACTTTAAAACTAGCTTTAAATACATCTTTTGATAAAATTAAAACGGAAATGTATGCTCGTTTGGGTAAGTTTGATTTAAGTTATCTTATAAAAAACTGGTTAATTACAAACTTTGGTAAATATTATTTTAGGTTTTTTAAGGATGGCAAAGCGTATTTATATAAGGTTTCTCAATTATCTGATACGATTATGTTAGATGGTTCTATAAACACTGTTTTTTCTGGTACAGAAAAACAAATTAGTAAGTTGAGGCTTTTGTTGGATTCATTAGAATCTCAGCAAAAAATAATTTACGGAATTCATGCTACATACGCCTCTATAATGTCTTGTTATATAGAAGATAGAGATGAAAAACATATTCACTTTGTAGATGGTACAGAAGGCGGTTATACAACCGCGTCTAAAGAGTTAAAGAAAAAAATAAATAGTTATAAAGTTTATTCATAA
- a CDS encoding response regulator — MQHKDVFIILADDDEDDRLFFEDAFDELKINTKVSTFKDGLELMNYLNQEDSILPKILFLDLNMPKKSGIECLTEIKKVDRLKDIAIVIYSTSASEEDIENTFVLGANVYIKKPNDFKKLKKVLSNVVTMNWQYQTSGLNKDNFLLRL; from the coding sequence ATGCAACATAAAGATGTTTTTATAATTTTAGCAGATGATGATGAAGACGACAGACTTTTCTTTGAAGATGCTTTTGACGAGTTAAAAATTAACACAAAAGTAAGCACTTTTAAAGACGGTTTAGAGTTAATGAACTACTTGAACCAAGAAGATAGTATTCTGCCAAAAATACTTTTTTTAGATTTAAACATGCCAAAAAAATCGGGTATAGAGTGTTTAACAGAAATTAAAAAAGTAGATAGACTTAAAGATATTGCTATTGTAATTTATTCTACTTCTGCATCAGAAGAAGACATAGAAAACACCTTTGTTTTAGGTGCTAACGTTTACATTAAAAAACCAAACGACTTTAAAAAATTAAAGAAAGTGCTTTCTAATGTAGTCACTATGAATTGGCAATATCAAACAAGTGGCCTTAACAAAGACAACTTTTTATTAAGATTATAA
- a CDS encoding SDR family oxidoreductase gives MSFSNKVVWVTGASSGIGKALAIELSKQNAKLIISSRNLEALTLVKQVCENANNIKILALDLEDYISLEEKATEAIAAFGRVDVLINNGGISQRSIVEETEITVDKRIMDINYLGTVALTKAILPHFLENKNGHFAVTTSIVGKIGTPLRSSYAASKHALHGFFDSFRAEVHQKNIKVTLICPGFINTNVSKNALTGSGKPQGIMNAATGNGMSAELCAKRMLKAINKNKEEVYIAGFKEKLGVYVKRFIPRLFSVLVRKMSVT, from the coding sequence ATGTCTTTTTCTAATAAAGTAGTTTGGGTAACTGGTGCATCTTCTGGTATTGGTAAAGCTTTAGCAATAGAACTCTCTAAGCAAAATGCAAAACTTATTATATCTTCTAGAAATTTAGAGGCATTAACTTTGGTAAAGCAAGTATGCGAAAATGCTAATAATATTAAAATCTTAGCATTAGATTTAGAAGATTATATAAGTTTAGAAGAAAAAGCTACTGAAGCTATAGCTGCTTTTGGACGTGTAGATGTACTAATAAATAATGGCGGAATTAGTCAACGCTCTATAGTAGAAGAAACAGAAATTACTGTTGATAAAAGAATTATGGATATCAATTACTTGGGCACAGTTGCCTTAACAAAAGCTATTTTACCTCATTTTTTAGAAAATAAAAATGGTCATTTTGCGGTAACTACAAGTATTGTTGGTAAAATAGGAACACCATTAAGATCTAGTTACGCGGCAAGTAAACATGCTTTACATGGTTTTTTTGATAGTTTTCGAGCAGAAGTTCATCAGAAAAATATAAAAGTAACTCTAATTTGTCCAGGATTTATAAATACAAATGTTTCTAAAAACGCTTTAACTGGTAGCGGTAAACCACAAGGAATTATGAATGCAGCTACTGGTAACGGCATGTCTGCAGAACTTTGTGCAAAACGAATGCTAAAGGCTATAAATAAAAATAAAGAAGAAGTTTATATTGCTGGTTTTAAAGAAAAATTAGGCGTTTATGTAAAAAGATTTATACCAAGATTATTTTCTGTTTTAGTTAGAAAAATGAGTGTAACTTAA
- a CDS encoding lipocalin → MKKLLILLFITSLVSCGASKTVRSKEKTIKGNWTLNNITYSKTGDYNVTLFNDATKECLEGSSWKFVPNNNSGIYTINNSSCESGDREFIFIIQEIDETSGYYDFLLKPKNNENNIGFRLELSNLSETKMTWKQNLMVNGTPFIINMNFTKQ, encoded by the coding sequence ATGAAAAAATTATTAATACTATTATTTATAACCTCTTTGGTTTCTTGCGGAGCATCTAAAACTGTTAGAAGTAAAGAAAAAACCATAAAAGGAAACTGGACTTTAAATAATATTACATACAGCAAAACAGGCGATTATAATGTTACTCTTTTTAACGATGCTACAAAAGAATGTTTAGAAGGAAGTTCTTGGAAATTTGTACCAAATAACAATTCTGGTATTTATACAATAAACAATTCGAGTTGTGAATCAGGTGATAGAGAATTCATTTTTATAATTCAAGAAATTGATGAAACATCAGGTTATTATGACTTTTTATTAAAACCAAAAAATAACGAAAACAATATTGGTTTTAGGTTAGAATTATCTAATCTTTCTGAAACAAAAATGACCTGGAAACAAAACTTAATGGTAAACGGAACTCCGTTTATTATAAACATGAACTTTACAAAACAATAA